A region from the Leptospirillum ferriphilum ML-04 genome encodes:
- a CDS encoding rubrerythrin family protein, with product MPALKGSKTEKNLKEAFAGESQANRRYLYFARKADVEGYPDIAGVFRDTAEGETGHAFGHFDFLKEVGDPATGEPVGDTSTNLKSAVAGETYEYTQMYPGFAKIAREEGFSEISEWFETLAKAEKSHAGRFTQALKNLQ from the coding sequence ATGCCGGCATTAAAAGGAAGCAAAACCGAAAAAAACCTGAAGGAAGCCTTCGCCGGAGAATCCCAGGCCAACCGGCGTTATCTCTATTTTGCGCGCAAGGCGGACGTCGAAGGGTACCCGGACATCGCCGGTGTCTTTCGCGACACGGCGGAAGGAGAAACGGGTCACGCCTTCGGTCATTTCGATTTTCTGAAAGAAGTTGGCGATCCGGCCACCGGAGAGCCCGTTGGAGACACCTCCACAAACCTCAAGTCCGCCGTTGCCGGTGAAACCTACGAATACACCCAGATGTATCCCGGATTTGCCAAAATTGCACGGGAAGAGGGCTTCAGCGAAATCTCCGAATGGTTTGAAACATTGGCCAAGGCCGAAAAATCCCATGCGGGACGATTCACCCAGGCTCTCAAGAACCTGCAGTAA
- a CDS encoding COG3014 family protein, which produces MRSFPLSPGILAISLFLVSCAPPVSQYRHYYDTLSIYPGSGPDPALVRTIEKAKGSYPDRDRVLYWMDVGMAHDVVGQFAKSEREFRDAERMERQLFTKSVTRIALSYQTNDLVLPFRGMPFERVMINLVNSFNYAGQGDWNGALVETRKIREKLVRYNRRYPKATLAGGQYSRSESIAQELLARHNIPSNVHQLNHYTDDAFARFLSGVYQEAEVNTGGVDYQSAMISYRKALDTYRKNAILYGTPVPKFVVPALLRATDAAGRTGFRSRLLREYPSVPWVRETTFAKEGHIIFVGYDGRIFHLVPDRIVLPLPLFGTLSMVSFNLPKPAGGGTSVSDYRIDIRNDQSQTVASVHSEEAENLDAIGKTNFQDHLKRIVLREAVRAILKTTEEVVAQREGERYGGILGFLGAMIVGDVANVASDEADTRSWQTLPAVFSFAEADVAPGSYWVTVTESGGSEHVQKRRVTLTAGQYLLIRDVDGR; this is translated from the coding sequence ATGCGTTCGTTCCCGCTCTCTCCGGGAATTCTCGCGATTTCCCTGTTTCTGGTCTCGTGTGCTCCTCCCGTCTCCCAATATCGCCATTATTACGACACTCTATCGATTTATCCGGGGTCCGGTCCGGACCCCGCTCTTGTCCGGACGATCGAAAAGGCGAAAGGTTCGTATCCCGACCGGGACAGGGTCCTCTACTGGATGGACGTTGGAATGGCCCATGATGTTGTCGGCCAGTTCGCAAAGAGCGAGAGGGAATTTCGGGACGCGGAGCGGATGGAACGGCAACTGTTTACCAAGAGTGTCACGCGTATCGCCCTGTCCTACCAAACCAACGACCTGGTCCTGCCTTTTCGGGGGATGCCGTTTGAACGCGTGATGATCAATCTGGTGAACTCGTTCAATTACGCCGGGCAGGGGGACTGGAACGGCGCCCTGGTCGAAACACGGAAAATCCGTGAAAAGCTGGTTCGCTACAATCGCCGGTATCCGAAGGCGACTCTCGCCGGGGGGCAGTATTCCCGTTCGGAGAGCATTGCCCAGGAGCTCCTGGCCCGCCACAACATCCCCTCGAATGTTCACCAGCTGAACCACTACACGGACGACGCCTTCGCGCGTTTTCTGTCCGGTGTCTATCAGGAAGCGGAGGTCAACACCGGCGGGGTGGATTATCAGTCCGCGATGATTTCCTATCGGAAGGCGCTGGACACGTACCGGAAAAATGCCATTCTGTATGGAACTCCGGTCCCGAAGTTCGTTGTTCCTGCCCTCCTCCGGGCGACAGATGCGGCAGGACGGACAGGGTTCCGGTCCCGCCTCCTCCGCGAATATCCATCCGTGCCGTGGGTCCGGGAGACAACGTTCGCAAAAGAGGGGCATATTATTTTTGTGGGGTATGATGGACGGATTTTCCATCTTGTCCCGGATCGGATCGTCCTGCCCCTTCCGCTTTTTGGAACCCTGTCGATGGTCAGTTTCAATCTTCCGAAACCAGCGGGAGGAGGGACGAGCGTTTCGGATTACCGGATCGATATCCGGAACGACCAGAGCCAGACGGTTGCGTCCGTCCACTCGGAAGAAGCGGAAAACCTCGATGCCATCGGGAAGACGAACTTTCAGGACCATCTGAAGAGAATCGTCCTTCGGGAAGCGGTCCGGGCGATTTTGAAAACCACAGAAGAAGTGGTCGCCCAGCGGGAAGGGGAGAGATACGGTGGAATCCTGGGATTTCTGGGAGCGATGATTGTGGGAGATGTTGCAAACGTGGCTTCCGACGAGGCCGACACGCGATCCTGGCAAACTCTCCCTGCGGTCTTTTCTTTCGCCGAAGCGGATGTCGCTCCCGGGAGCTACTGGGTGACCGTCACGGAATCCGGAGGGAGCGAACATGTGCAAAAACGGCGTGTCACACTCACCGCGGGACAGTACCTCCTGATCCGCGACGTGGATGGGCGATAG
- a CDS encoding adenosylcobalamin-dependent ribonucleoside-diphosphate reductase, producing the protein MESNVTLNLSDNALKVLEKRYLGKDEAGVVRENPEQMFRRIADAIASSNSQSSEREFLAEEYYRFMASLDFLPNSPTIMNAGRPLGQLSACFVLPVGDSMPEIFDTVKATALIHQTGGGTGFSFSRLRPKGAVVRSTGGQASGPVSFMKVINASTDAIKQGGTRRGANMGILRVDHPDILEFIDCKMDLTQVTNFNISVAITDVFMQAVKEDGEYDLIAPHNGEVVGRLRAREVFDKIAHNAWANGEPGLFFIDTANRANPTPSRWTYEATNPCGEQVLGPYESCNLGSINLERHVRSSATGKPEVDWERLGRSVYLAVRFLDNVVDANRFPIPELAAVNQGTRRIGLGIMGFARLLMRLEIPYDSEEGLEMAEKVMSFIRDEAERTSQDLAKVHGPFPYYEGIGTRKRNSHLLTIAPTGTISMIADTSSGCEPEFSIIWYKNVMDGTHLPYTLEMFEIVARREGFWSDGLAEKIVQNHGSCRGLSEVPEKWQKVFATAHDIAPRWHVRMQAAFQKYIDAAVSKTINLPQEATVEDVEDAYLLSFELGCKGITVYRDGSRHNQVLNLGTNAKEKKESRELRWGDRRVPLDISRGVRAKIKGKSGKSYVHLYFDEENRPAEIFVTPAADHRERESAILFGRLGSMALQFGAPIEEVIGQFIKSHEEAGTLGSDPYSIAKAIGMILSKEEGGSTGKGLSIEIACPSCSGKVAFLEGCLKCVGGEKGGPCGWSQC; encoded by the coding sequence ATGGAAAGCAATGTAACCCTGAATCTTTCAGACAATGCCTTGAAAGTTCTCGAGAAGCGCTATCTGGGGAAGGACGAGGCTGGGGTTGTCCGGGAAAATCCTGAACAGATGTTTCGACGAATCGCCGATGCCATCGCCAGCTCCAACAGTCAGTCTTCGGAACGGGAATTCCTGGCGGAAGAGTATTACCGTTTCATGGCCAGCCTGGATTTCCTGCCGAACTCTCCGACCATCATGAATGCCGGCCGTCCTCTCGGACAACTGTCGGCCTGTTTCGTGCTTCCGGTCGGAGATTCGATGCCGGAAATCTTTGACACGGTCAAGGCGACCGCCCTGATTCACCAGACGGGAGGAGGAACGGGATTCTCCTTTTCGCGTCTTCGTCCCAAGGGGGCGGTGGTCCGTTCGACCGGAGGACAGGCTTCTGGGCCTGTATCCTTTATGAAGGTCATCAATGCATCGACGGATGCGATCAAACAGGGAGGAACGAGAAGGGGCGCGAACATGGGCATCCTGCGCGTCGACCATCCGGATATCCTTGAATTCATCGACTGCAAGATGGATCTGACCCAGGTCACGAATTTCAACATCTCCGTCGCCATCACGGATGTCTTCATGCAAGCGGTCAAGGAAGACGGAGAATATGACCTGATCGCTCCCCACAACGGAGAAGTCGTCGGAAGGCTCCGCGCGCGCGAGGTCTTTGACAAGATCGCCCACAACGCCTGGGCCAACGGAGAGCCGGGACTGTTCTTCATCGACACGGCCAATCGCGCCAATCCGACTCCGAGCCGCTGGACTTACGAAGCCACGAATCCCTGCGGAGAACAGGTTCTGGGACCGTATGAATCCTGCAACCTGGGATCGATCAACCTCGAACGCCATGTCCGATCCAGCGCAACCGGGAAGCCCGAGGTGGATTGGGAGAGGCTTGGGCGTTCGGTCTATCTCGCTGTCCGCTTTCTCGACAATGTTGTGGATGCCAACCGCTTTCCGATACCGGAGCTGGCGGCTGTCAATCAGGGAACCCGCCGGATCGGACTGGGGATCATGGGATTCGCCCGGCTTTTGATGCGCCTGGAAATTCCCTATGATTCCGAAGAAGGTCTCGAAATGGCGGAAAAAGTCATGTCCTTCATCCGGGATGAGGCAGAACGGACTTCCCAGGATCTGGCCAAGGTGCACGGTCCCTTTCCGTATTACGAAGGCATCGGGACCCGGAAGCGAAACAGTCATCTGCTCACGATCGCGCCGACCGGAACGATCAGCATGATTGCGGATACCTCCTCCGGATGTGAACCGGAGTTCTCGATCATCTGGTACAAGAATGTCATGGACGGCACCCATCTGCCCTATACACTCGAAATGTTCGAGATCGTCGCCCGTCGGGAAGGGTTCTGGTCCGACGGTCTGGCGGAGAAGATCGTCCAGAATCACGGTTCCTGCCGGGGGCTTTCCGAAGTTCCCGAAAAATGGCAGAAGGTGTTTGCGACGGCCCATGATATCGCTCCCCGCTGGCACGTCCGGATGCAGGCGGCGTTCCAGAAATACATCGATGCCGCGGTGTCCAAGACGATCAATCTGCCGCAGGAGGCCACCGTCGAAGATGTCGAGGACGCATACCTCCTGTCTTTTGAACTCGGCTGCAAGGGGATCACGGTCTACCGCGACGGAAGCCGGCACAATCAGGTTCTGAACCTGGGCACGAACGCCAAGGAGAAAAAAGAGTCCCGGGAGTTGCGCTGGGGCGACCGGAGGGTACCGCTCGATATCAGTCGGGGGGTTCGGGCCAAGATCAAGGGAAAATCGGGAAAATCCTATGTACATCTTTATTTTGACGAGGAAAACCGCCCGGCAGAAATCTTTGTGACGCCGGCAGCGGACCATCGGGAGCGCGAAAGCGCTATCCTGTTCGGCCGACTGGGGTCCATGGCCCTGCAGTTCGGGGCGCCGATCGAAGAGGTCATCGGACAGTTCATCAAATCTCACGAAGAAGCGGGGACGCTGGGTTCGGATCCGTATTCCATCGCGAAGGCGATCGGCATGATCCTGTCGAAGGAAGAGGGAGGCTCGACCGGTAAAGGGCTGTCCATCGAGATTGCCTGCCCCTCCTGTTCCGGCAAGGTCGCCTTTCTGGAAGGATGTCTGAAGTGTGTCGGAGGTGAAAAAGGCGGTCCCTGTGGCTGGAGCCAATGCTGA
- a CDS encoding penicillin-binding protein activator LpoB, whose product MKIHPLIRVLFLGTILLAPVLQGCSSYSVKRVSVDTEGGVTSRWTDTDARLTAKKLIKKALDTPWLTNFQEKHGRRPVVELGQMINRSDQHINTRLFLNHFQDELINSGKVRFVTASEAHRRALQEERAYQMKHARSSTVHGPGEQTGADFLLTGSINSYMARRGGKTVRFYETHLKAIDLTTNEIIWGTEYRVKKIAHQSGYGF is encoded by the coding sequence GTGAAGATCCATCCACTCATCCGGGTCCTGTTTTTGGGGACCATTCTTCTGGCGCCTGTGCTCCAGGGATGTTCTTCGTACAGCGTCAAGCGCGTGAGCGTCGATACCGAGGGTGGTGTGACCAGCCGATGGACGGATACGGACGCCCGACTGACGGCAAAAAAACTCATCAAAAAGGCGCTCGACACTCCCTGGCTGACAAATTTTCAGGAAAAGCACGGACGCCGTCCAGTGGTGGAGCTGGGTCAGATGATCAACCGTTCCGACCAGCACATCAATACGCGTCTTTTCCTCAACCACTTCCAGGACGAACTCATCAATTCCGGAAAAGTCCGGTTCGTGACGGCGAGCGAAGCCCACCGGCGTGCATTGCAGGAGGAGCGCGCCTATCAGATGAAACACGCCCGATCCTCGACGGTGCACGGTCCAGGGGAACAGACGGGTGCAGACTTCCTTCTGACGGGCTCGATCAACTCCTACATGGCCCGACGGGGAGGGAAAACGGTCCGTTTTTACGAGACTCACCTGAAGGCCATCGATCTGACCACAAACGAAATCATCTGGGGCACGGAGTATCGTGTCAAGAAGATCGCACATCAGTCGGGTTACGGATTCTAG
- a CDS encoding anthranilate synthase component I family protein, with translation MRTSDFRVIRNVDWQPESYLRSPLREMHSPQILVDRKILSGWSFVVWKTGREESFPSGGTASWASALQNCRDFLGSLAPGELPPPSSLPPFQNGYLFLIPYEAGELFEPAGTPGLSSQSPLIVVECLEVVAYHHPSRTLFLPASCPDLTKAPHPPEHLPRRDPQDLFFRPSVTFEEYREKVLSARESIARGDYFQLNFAFLFEAEMDSSIDFLSLYSHLAATNPSPGMSFFSSGQRTLVSNSPERLFTLFGNRLVTTPIAGTLPDPERDEPTDEDFRSDPKERAEHIMTVDLLRNDVGRVCRPGSVHVPRFLAVERYAHLRHLVSDVAGTLLPRISLWEILKAIFPGGSVTGAPKIAVRKEIAQLETSPRGYYCGTLGIWDPNGFADFNILIRTLIRNGNSITLPAGSGIVADSEPGREYREVRAKARTILENLGARAWTI, from the coding sequence ATGAGAACATCCGATTTCCGGGTGATCCGGAACGTGGACTGGCAACCGGAGTCTTACCTGCGCTCCCCTCTCCGCGAGATGCACTCCCCCCAGATTCTCGTCGACCGGAAAATTCTCTCCGGCTGGAGTTTTGTCGTCTGGAAAACCGGAAGAGAAGAATCATTCCCGTCCGGAGGAACTGCCTCATGGGCAAGTGCGCTTCAGAACTGTCGCGATTTTCTGGGAAGCCTGGCTCCAGGAGAGCTCCCCCCACCCTCTTCTCTCCCGCCTTTTCAAAACGGGTATCTTTTTCTCATTCCCTACGAAGCGGGAGAACTGTTCGAACCGGCAGGAACCCCGGGGCTCTCCTCCCAGTCTCCCCTGATCGTCGTGGAGTGCCTCGAAGTCGTCGCGTACCATCATCCGAGCAGGACTCTTTTTCTTCCGGCCTCCTGCCCGGACCTGACCAAAGCACCTCATCCTCCGGAGCATTTGCCCCGGAGAGACCCTCAGGATCTTTTTTTCAGGCCATCTGTCACCTTTGAAGAATACCGGGAAAAAGTTCTTTCCGCCCGGGAATCCATTGCCCGGGGTGACTATTTTCAACTGAACTTCGCGTTTTTGTTCGAAGCGGAGATGGATTCGTCCATCGACTTTCTGTCTCTTTACAGCCATCTCGCCGCGACCAACCCCTCTCCCGGAATGTCTTTTTTTTCAAGCGGACAACGGACACTGGTCTCAAACTCTCCCGAACGGCTGTTCACTCTTTTTGGCAATCGTCTTGTCACCACGCCGATTGCCGGGACCCTTCCGGATCCGGAACGCGACGAGCCGACCGATGAAGACTTCCGCTCCGATCCGAAGGAACGGGCAGAACACATCATGACCGTCGACCTTCTGCGGAATGATGTCGGCCGGGTCTGCCGTCCCGGCAGCGTCCATGTCCCGAGGTTTCTCGCGGTGGAGCGATACGCCCATCTCCGGCACCTGGTCTCGGATGTGGCAGGCACTCTTCTCCCCCGAATCTCCCTGTGGGAGATTCTGAAAGCGATCTTCCCCGGGGGATCGGTGACGGGAGCTCCCAAAATCGCTGTCCGGAAGGAGATCGCACAGCTGGAAACATCTCCCCGGGGGTATTATTGCGGAACGCTCGGGATCTGGGATCCCAACGGATTCGCAGACTTTAACATTCTGATCCGGACATTAATCCGGAACGGGAACTCGATCACACTTCCGGCGGGATCCGGCATTGTTGCCGATTCGGAACCCGGGAGGGAATACCGGGAAGTACGGGCAAAAGCCCGGACGATCCTCGAAAATCTGGGCGCGCGCGCATGGACAATCTGA
- a CDS encoding aminotransferase class IV, which produces MDNLILYNGQLVPAGDAKISVFDPGFLYGESIFTTLAVRNRLPCFLSRHLDRLLETARQTELCEVPSRTALSDGVFRLLDSLGTPPALLRITLSPGPLMNFRLDSPTSGPSIWMVLPVYRTPLPPSLYRSGVVVGIGPVQSFGTTDPRFTHKTGNLFLSRWIRHHLPKDQFDALFRTPRGFFVEGTVSNLFWILKTGEILTPPETWGILPGVVRGVLLEVAHEIGIPVRWGSLTQRSVHQARGAFLTNSYIGLLPVRTLQTGRDAVAFDPLDPLLSRFSTELEHRLMQDLSHGNR; this is translated from the coding sequence ATGGACAATCTGATCCTTTACAACGGACAACTTGTTCCGGCCGGGGATGCCAAAATCTCCGTCTTCGATCCCGGATTCCTTTACGGAGAATCGATCTTTACGACTCTGGCCGTCCGCAATCGTCTTCCCTGCTTCCTGTCGCGCCACCTGGACAGGCTGCTCGAGACTGCCAGACAGACAGAATTGTGCGAAGTTCCCTCCAGAACGGCTCTTTCGGACGGGGTCTTTCGACTGCTCGACTCCCTCGGGACTCCCCCGGCCCTGCTCAGGATCACCCTTTCCCCCGGTCCGCTAATGAATTTCCGGCTGGACAGCCCAACCTCGGGGCCATCCATCTGGATGGTCCTCCCCGTCTACCGGACTCCCCTCCCCCCCTCTCTTTACCGATCCGGCGTTGTTGTCGGAATTGGCCCGGTCCAGTCCTTCGGAACGACGGACCCCCGTTTCACACACAAAACAGGCAACCTCTTCCTGTCCCGCTGGATCCGGCACCATCTTCCGAAGGATCAGTTCGATGCCCTCTTCCGGACCCCCCGCGGTTTTTTCGTGGAGGGAACGGTCTCGAACCTTTTCTGGATCCTGAAGACAGGAGAGATCCTGACCCCTCCCGAAACTTGGGGGATCCTTCCGGGAGTTGTGCGGGGAGTCTTGCTGGAGGTGGCCCACGAAATCGGGATTCCGGTCCGGTGGGGCTCTCTCACCCAAAGGTCTGTCCATCAGGCACGAGGGGCTTTCCTGACCAACAGCTATATCGGTCTCCTGCCGGTCCGGACTCTCCAAACAGGCAGGGATGCGGTCGCCTTCGACCCTTTGGATCCTCTTCTCTCCCGTTTTTCAACCGAACTGGAACACCGCCTGATGCAGGATCTCTCCCATGGAAACCGGTGA
- a CDS encoding efflux RND transporter permease subunit — protein sequence MWLTQLALKNRIAVFMAAMILVLVGARSVPEIAIDLFPSLAVPVLVVGTLYPGASPKDVEQSITVPLEKTLATVENVDHIQSQSREGVSAIQVWFHWDEDLNAGLIQSVEKVSQILNQLPPGIQEPFLLKFDISNMPVINVVVSNPEMDGVHLYDLATNTIEPQLEEIPGVSGAPVNGGNIRQININVNPFQMYALNISPLAVVNAINKANFLLPSGDIRIGTRDLNLLTNTQIVHRLLKTVRKIPVLLRTSPEGEPVPVYVEDLATVQDGTESPSNIVLANGAPAVYLGVHKQPGANTVRVVDDVYKSLPHLRGLPPGTKVGVSFDQSTYIRDSLRSIQHELVLGSVLAVGTVWIFLGEIMATLIVGIAIPLAVLASLIFLYFTGQTLNVFTFGGLALASGRLIDDSIVELENIHRHFSLGKKDRTVALLEAAREVATPIFSATLVTIVVLFPVLFLKGVGKQLFSPMALTISLALFASFLVSRTVTPLLCLRFLRSKTPPGRPGSEGEDRERPLSGCRKPPRFERVFLRIEEGYDDLLQHVLRHKALVFSSVAAVFFFSLPLSHRIGTEFFPEPDESQFTVYVKTAPGTRIEQTTEVARQVEQKIREVIPGKDIRIILINVGLRSIAGKGTNGTASVFTQNTGPDTGVVQVKLVTPDRRKRSAITLMDAVRSALSGKFPGVGLYFAAGGMIKRIVNYGALGDVVVELSGHSLRTGLSLARRLSEKMKSLPGVGDVRIMPQDFHYPEYDVRVDRIKSALLGMNIRDISSTVLWSFVGNEDNPSVYTDPATGNEYNMVVQLGQPYQESFEDLENVVLTNDAQKTALLREVARFHLSSGPNEIDRKYMNRVITITANPVGRPLGDIAAEIRGLISRTSVPPGSHISLSGQVAQQKKAFQSMTVAAFSAVLLVYMVLATQFRSFRDPFAILFSLPMCLPGILWMLFLSGTRFSTIAFMGIIMTVGIAASNGVLLVDYINRLRVENGLPLEEAIRRGARTRLRPVLMTSLATILGLIPMALGLDVGSSNSAPLARTVIGGLGLATPFTLFLVPAVYEALNKNRSAVSSSFPEC from the coding sequence ATGTGGTTGACCCAGCTTGCCCTCAAAAACCGGATCGCTGTTTTTATGGCAGCGATGATTCTGGTCCTTGTCGGAGCCCGGTCCGTTCCGGAAATCGCGATCGACCTTTTTCCCAGCCTGGCCGTTCCGGTCCTTGTCGTCGGTACGCTGTATCCCGGGGCGTCTCCGAAAGACGTCGAACAGAGCATCACGGTCCCGCTCGAAAAAACGTTGGCCACGGTGGAGAATGTCGATCACATCCAGTCCCAGTCCCGGGAGGGAGTTTCGGCCATCCAGGTCTGGTTCCACTGGGATGAGGACCTGAATGCAGGCCTGATTCAGTCCGTGGAAAAAGTCAGCCAGATCCTGAACCAGCTGCCTCCGGGTATTCAGGAACCCTTCCTGCTGAAGTTCGACATTTCGAACATGCCGGTCATCAACGTCGTTGTTTCGAATCCGGAGATGGACGGCGTCCATCTCTATGATCTGGCCACCAACACCATCGAACCCCAGCTGGAAGAGATTCCCGGCGTCTCCGGGGCTCCGGTCAACGGGGGAAACATTCGGCAGATCAATATCAACGTCAATCCTTTCCAGATGTATGCGCTCAACATTTCCCCTCTGGCTGTCGTCAATGCGATCAACAAGGCGAATTTCCTCCTCCCTTCCGGGGATATCAGGATCGGAACAAGAGATCTGAACCTGTTGACGAACACCCAGATTGTGCATCGGTTACTGAAGACCGTCCGGAAAATCCCCGTTCTCTTGAGAACCAGTCCGGAAGGAGAGCCTGTTCCGGTTTATGTGGAGGATCTTGCGACTGTCCAGGATGGAACGGAAAGTCCGTCCAATATTGTTCTGGCGAACGGGGCACCCGCCGTCTACCTCGGCGTCCACAAGCAGCCCGGTGCGAATACCGTCAGGGTGGTGGACGACGTGTACAAATCACTTCCGCACCTTCGCGGTCTGCCGCCGGGAACGAAAGTCGGGGTTTCTTTCGATCAGTCGACCTATATCCGGGATTCTCTGCGAAGCATCCAGCATGAACTGGTTCTGGGGTCCGTTCTTGCCGTGGGAACCGTCTGGATCTTTCTGGGGGAGATCATGGCAACCCTGATTGTGGGCATTGCGATTCCCCTGGCGGTTTTGGCCTCTCTGATCTTTCTCTACTTTACCGGACAGACGTTGAATGTGTTCACGTTCGGGGGGCTGGCCCTGGCTTCGGGACGATTGATCGATGACTCCATTGTGGAGCTTGAAAATATTCACCGTCATTTTTCCCTGGGCAAAAAAGACAGAACGGTGGCCCTTCTGGAAGCTGCCCGAGAAGTTGCAACCCCCATTTTTTCCGCCACACTTGTGACAATCGTTGTCTTGTTTCCGGTCCTGTTCCTCAAGGGGGTCGGAAAACAGCTTTTTTCCCCGATGGCTCTGACGATCTCGCTCGCTCTTTTTGCCTCGTTCCTTGTCTCCCGAACGGTGACTCCCTTGCTGTGTTTGCGGTTCTTGCGGTCAAAGACTCCCCCCGGTCGGCCGGGAAGCGAGGGAGAAGACCGCGAGAGACCCCTGTCCGGGTGTCGGAAACCTCCCCGATTTGAAAGAGTTTTTTTGCGAATCGAGGAGGGATACGACGATCTTCTGCAACACGTCCTTCGTCATAAAGCCCTTGTCTTTTCTTCTGTTGCAGCGGTTTTTTTCTTTTCCCTGCCTCTGTCCCACCGGATCGGAACAGAATTTTTTCCGGAACCGGATGAAAGCCAGTTTACGGTGTATGTCAAAACGGCCCCCGGAACCCGTATCGAACAAACCACGGAGGTGGCCCGACAGGTCGAACAAAAAATTCGGGAGGTGATTCCCGGGAAAGATATTCGAATCATCCTGATCAACGTGGGGCTCCGGAGCATCGCCGGAAAAGGGACGAACGGGACGGCATCGGTTTTCACCCAGAACACGGGTCCGGACACCGGGGTCGTCCAGGTCAAGCTCGTCACTCCCGACCGGAGGAAGAGAAGTGCGATCACTCTCATGGATGCGGTCCGCAGCGCTCTTTCCGGAAAATTTCCTGGCGTCGGGTTGTACTTTGCCGCCGGAGGAATGATCAAACGCATCGTCAACTACGGCGCACTGGGAGATGTGGTCGTCGAGCTTTCGGGCCACTCTCTCCGGACGGGGCTGTCTTTGGCCCGGAGACTTTCGGAAAAAATGAAATCTCTTCCGGGAGTGGGGGATGTCCGGATCATGCCCCAGGATTTCCACTATCCCGAGTACGATGTGCGGGTGGACCGTATCAAGTCCGCTCTTCTCGGCATGAATATCCGGGATATTTCTTCGACGGTCCTCTGGAGTTTTGTCGGGAATGAGGATAACCCTTCCGTTTACACGGACCCGGCCACCGGAAATGAATACAACATGGTTGTCCAGCTTGGACAGCCCTATCAGGAATCGTTTGAGGACCTGGAAAACGTGGTGTTGACGAACGATGCCCAAAAAACCGCTCTTCTCCGGGAGGTCGCCCGCTTTCACCTCTCCTCCGGCCCGAATGAAATCGACCGGAAATACATGAACCGCGTCATCACCATCACGGCCAATCCTGTCGGACGACCGCTGGGTGATATCGCCGCCGAGATTCGCGGACTGATTTCCCGCACGTCTGTTCCTCCGGGCTCTCACATCTCTCTTTCAGGTCAGGTTGCCCAGCAGAAAAAAGCGTTTCAGTCCATGACCGTTGCCGCCTTTTCCGCCGTTCTGCTCGTGTATATGGTTCTTGCCACGCAATTCCGGTCTTTCCGGGACCCCTTCGCCATTCTGTTTTCCCTTCCGATGTGCCTGCCCGGCATCCTCTGGATGTTGTTTCTCTCCGGAACCCGATTTTCCACAATCGCGTTCATGGGAATCATCATGACTGTCGGAATCGCGGCCAGCAACGGCGTCCTCCTTGTCGACTATATCAACCGGTTGCGCGTGGAAAACGGACTCCCCCTCGAGGAGGCCATACGGCGGGGGGCCCGGACGCGGTTGAGACCAGTTCTGATGACCAGTCTCGCCACCATTCTGGGGCTCATTCCCATGGCACTGGGGCTGGATGTCGGAAGCTCGAACAGCGCTCCCCTTGCGCGAACCGTCATCGGCGGACTGGGACTTGCGACCCCGTTTACGCTCTTTCTGGTCCCGGCGGTCTACGAGGCCTTGAACAAAAACAGAAGCGCTGTTTCTTCTTCTTTTCCGGAGTGTTGA